TTATCCAACGTGGGTGTCAACACCTTGCCGCCGAAACATCCCAGCGTGTCTGAATTCTGATCGTCTGTAAGGATGAATAAAATGTTCGGTCGGGGAACCTCTACGGTTGCAGCAATGCAACTGTTAACAATCGCTAATGCACAGCCCAGCACCGTTGAAAAGTAGCGGATTTTCATGCCGACAGGCTTACCTTGGGACAGGTACTGATGCAATATCCAAATGGGTAGAAATTAACACATTCTCAACAATTTTTTCCGCAACTGGAAACAAATGCTGAACCGAGGCATGCTTCGATTGCGCTGGAACAGCCGAAAACCCTGCGAAAAATAGGCAATCTTATGAAAATCTGGTCCGGTCTCGCCTTGATTTTCGGGCGGTCGCCCAGCGGGGTGACTTCGGCAAACTGGCCGGGAGGCCGCACCGGGAATGCCCCCTCCGGGAGATTTATAACCACTTCTAAACTAAAGTATTATCATTACTTAATTCTTCGTTCCAAAATTTGCGCCGGGCCGGTATGCGACTATCTTTGTGCCGTCCTTAAGAAAAATCATTGTGTCATGCAGGTTCAATTTAATGGCCGTTGGATAACCGCCCGTGCCGCCCGGCGCGTGGCTGTTTCGTGCTTTTACCACCTATGAACTTTTTTCCTTTTCCCGATCCCATCCCGTTGCCAGCGCCGATCTGGCTGTTCAAGGCGCTGCATATTCTCACCCTGGCCCTGCACTTTGTGGCGGTGGAGATTCTCCTGGGCGGCCTGCTGGTCGCCGTGTGGTTGAACTTCATCAGCGCCGGGAAGTCGGGCGATAAATCGGGCCTGCGCCTGAATGCCGCTGCCGCCTTGGCGCGCCGTCTGCCCATTGTAATGACCTACGTCATCAACCTGGGCGTGCCGCCCCTGCTGTTCGCGCAGGTGCTCTACGGCCGCATGCTCTACACCAGCAGCGTGCTGATTGGCATGTGGTGGATCTCCGTCATTGTGCTGCTCACCCTCTGTTACTGGCTGCTGTATAAGTTTGCGGCAGATGCTGAACAGGGCAAGCCCGGTTGGTGGAAGGGCCTGCTTGCGTGGCTGATTGCCGGCGTCATTGCCAAAATCTATGTCTCGAACATGACCCTGATGATCCGCCCGGAAGTCTGGGCCGACATGTACGCCCAGAACGCCAATGGCATGGCACTGCCACCGTCCCATCCCCTGCTCCTGTTGCGTTGGGGGTACATGCTGACCGGCGGACTGGTGGTGGCCGGGCTGTGGATGTTGTGGATTTCAACCCGGCGCTCGATTGCGGACACCCTGCGGCCGTATCTGTTTAATACCGGCGGACGCCTGGCGTTGCTGGCCGTGGTGCTGGGCTTCCTGGGCTTCCAGGTGGCCGGCGGGCAGGCGGCGGAAGTGCAAAAGGCGCTGGCTGCAAACATGTTTTATCACCTGGCTGGCTATGGCTGGGTGGCCATGATCGTGCTAGTGGCGGCGGTTGGGGGCGTGGCGGCCTTCGCCAAGTGTCCCCAGAACCTGATCGCGTATGCGGGCTCCCTGTTGGGCTTCCTGCTGATCGCCTGCATGGTCATTTACCGCGATGGCATCCGGGACATGACCCTGCTGCAACGGGGCTATGATGTGTGGGACCCCGTGGCCAACAAGGTGGTCACTAATTGGTCCGTGGTGGGTATCTTCCTGGTGTCGTTTGTCCTCGGCCTGGTGATCCTGGGCTGGTTGGTTTCCGTGATGATGCGTGCAAAGAATGTAACCGAAAAAGTAAATCCATGAACAATAATGATGCCAAGCCGGGCAAGGCACCGGCCGATCAGGAATGCGTGAATCGCCGCTGCTTCGTGGGCGCGGCGATTGGCGGCGCGGGCGTGTGTTATCTCGCGGCATTGGGCTACCCGGTGTACCGTTATCTGTCCAGCCCGGTCGAAAAGGCCAGCGCCATGGCCGCCGTCAAGGAAGTCGTGCTGAAAGATGGGCTGAAAGTGCCGCAGGGCGAGGCCGTCATGTTCAAATTTGGCGTCCGACCGGCCCTGCTAATCCATCACAAGGACGGTTCCTGGGTGGCGCTGGACGCAGTGTGTACCCATCTGGGCTGCACCGTGCAATTCGATAAAACCAAGGAACTGATCACCTGCGCCTGTCATGGTGGAGTGTATAACCCGAAGACCGGCGGCAATATTTCGGGGCCGCCGCCAAAACCGCTCAAACCATACGTGGTGAAGGTGACCGAAACCGCAGTGGTAGTTTCCAGGACGTAATAAGGATATGAAAGCCATTTTCAATTCCGTTTATCAATGGTTGGATGCGCGCTTGGACGTGGGCGAGGCGCTGGCGTTTGCCAAGAAGAAGACCGTGCCGGTTCACAAACACTCGTTTTGGTACTACTGGGGCGGCATCTCGCTGCTGCTGTTTCTGGTTCAGGCATTTACCGGCGTCCTGTTGATGGTCTATTATCGCCCGGGGCCGGAGGCGTTTGAATCCGTCCGCCAAATCACCTTTGAGTACAATTTCGGCTGGTTGATCCGGTCCGTCCACTCCTGGGCGGCGAACCTCATGGTGGCCGCCGTTTTGGTCCACATGTTCTCGGTGTATTTCATGAAGGCCTACCGGCAGCCGCGTGAGTTTGGCTGGTGGAGCGGCTTGGGCTTGCTGGGGCTGGCCATGGTGTTCGGCTTCAGCGGCTACCTGCTGCCCATGAATGAACTCGCCTATTTCGCCACCAAGGTGGGAATGGAAACTGCCGCGATGTTGCCGGTGGTGGGGAGCAAACTGGCTGATCTGGCGCGCGGCGGCTTGGAAATCAATGAATTCACCGTGCAACGATTCTTTGCGTTGCATGTGGTGGTGTTGCCGGCCCTGTTCCTGCCCTTGCTCGGTTTGCATCTTTGGCTGGTGCAAAAACACGGCAACGCCGTGCCACCGTCCGAAGAAGTCAAGCCGGCTTCCGAGCGGAAATCCATCCCGTTCTTCCCAAACTTCATGGCCAAGGACCTGGCCGTGTGGCTCATCACCTTAAACATTCTGGCGGTGATCGCCTTCATGTTCCCGTGGGAACTGGGCAAGCCGGCGGATTCGCTGGCCTCCGCCCCGGCGGACATTCATCCCGAATGGTATTTCATGAGTTCCTTCCAGATCCTGAAAATCTTTGGCTCATTGTTGCCCGGCAAAAGCTTCGGCACATTGGGCGAATTTGTGGGCATGGGCTTCTTCAACGTGGGCCTGGTCCTCTGGGCGTTGGTGCCGCTGTATGACGGCAACAGCAAGTCGGGGGTGCGGGCGCGCAACGCCAC
Above is a window of Verrucomicrobiota bacterium DNA encoding:
- a CDS encoding Rieske (2Fe-2S) protein, with product MNNNDAKPGKAPADQECVNRRCFVGAAIGGAGVCYLAALGYPVYRYLSSPVEKASAMAAVKEVVLKDGLKVPQGEAVMFKFGVRPALLIHHKDGSWVALDAVCTHLGCTVQFDKTKELITCACHGGVYNPKTGGNISGPPPKPLKPYVVKVTETAVVVSRT
- a CDS encoding cytochrome b produces the protein MKAIFNSVYQWLDARLDVGEALAFAKKKTVPVHKHSFWYYWGGISLLLFLVQAFTGVLLMVYYRPGPEAFESVRQITFEYNFGWLIRSVHSWAANLMVAAVLVHMFSVYFMKAYRQPREFGWWSGLGLLGLAMVFGFSGYLLPMNELAYFATKVGMETAAMLPVVGSKLADLARGGLEINEFTVQRFFALHVVVLPALFLPLLGLHLWLVQKHGNAVPPSEEVKPASERKSIPFFPNFMAKDLAVWLITLNILAVIAFMFPWELGKPADSLASAPADIHPEWYFMSSFQILKIFGSLLPGKSFGTLGEFVGMGFFNVGLVLWALVPLYDGNSKSGVRARNATYFGLAVLLVVVVTTIWGYVALPKVG